In the genome of Raphanus sativus cultivar WK10039 chromosome 9, ASM80110v3, whole genome shotgun sequence, the window GCATGCCAAATCCAAAGATCATAATCAGCTACAGCTTCCAGAATAATAGTAGGAGATCCACTACGACCAGCATATTGTCCTCCCCAAGCTGTTGGGCAGTTTTTCCATTTCCAATGCATACAATCTAAACTACCCAACATACCTGGAAATCCTCGGCGTTCTCTAATCTGAAGTAGTCGTTCAACATCATTAGCGTCAGGTGTTCTAAGGTAACGACTTCCAAAGACCTCGACAACAGCACGACATAATCGTTTCATACTTTCTATAGCAGTGGACTCTCCTATTTTGATGTACTCATCGGTGGAATCCGTCGGCAACCCATACGCCAACATCCGAAATACAGCAGTTATTTTTTGCAGACCAGACAACCCAAGTCTACCAACACCATCTCTTCGCTGGACAAAGTAGTTGTCATATCTTTGTATAGCATCATGAATATGCATAAACAAAGGATGGCTCATCCGAAATCTTCGTCGGAACATCGTCTCCGAGAACAAAGGATTATCTGAAAAATAATCATTGAACAGATTGCGAGAAGAAGTTTCTCGGTCACGGTTGATAACTACATGACCCGGAATAGATCCACCGTGGGAACCCTCCGAGTTAGATAGGTTATGAGTGATGAGAAAATTGTTGTTAGCAGTAATTTGAGATACTACTTGGTTTTGTATGTCCTCGTAATAATTatcatctgaagaagaagatgaagaagaagaagaagatggtatATAAGATGAATTTCCATAGTTGAAATTCATTTTTTGTAAGAATtaatagaagatgatgatggtatTCATCTTATTTTCCATATATGGTATCCTCTTTATAGTGTAAGTAATTCAATCTTACCCGTTCAATTTTTTCGACCAAGATCTAACCGTTGCATTGATCAGTCTCATCTTCTTTATTCTAATTACCACTAtctagaaaaatacaaattgaTCTTGCCCGTTGAGTTTCGTTGACCAAAATCTAACCGTTACATTGATCAGTCTCATCATCTTTATGTCCCTTACCACTAtctaagaaaaatacaaattgaTCTTACCGATTGAATTTTTCGACTAAGATCCAACCATAGCTTTAATCAGTCTCATCATCTTTATCAATGACCACTatctaagaaaaatataaattgatcTTACCCATTGAATTTTTTCGACCAAGATCCAACTATTGCTTTGATTAGTCGCATCATCTTTATGTCCCTTACCACTAtctcagaaaaaaacaaattgatctTACCCATTGAATTTTGTTGACCAAAATCTAGCCGTTGCACTCACAAGTCTCATCATCTTTATGTCCCTTACCACTAtctaagaaaaatacaaattgaTCTTACCGATTGA includes:
- the LOC130500010 gene encoding uncharacterized protein LOC130500010, which produces MNFNYGNSSYIPSSSSSSSSSSDDNYYEDIQNQVVSQITANNNFLITHNLSNSEGSHGGSIPGHVVINRDRETSSRNLFNDYFSDNPLFSETMFRRRFRMSHPLFMHIHDAIQRYDNYFVQRRDGVGRLGLSGLQKITAVFRMLAYGLPTDSTDEYIKIGESTAIESMKRLCRAVVEVFGSRYLRTPDANDVERLLQIRERRGFPAEGTAPPANYVINGKIYNTGYYLADGIYPKWSTLVQTIHDPRGPKKQLFAKKQEACRKDVERAFGVLQSRFAIVAGPARFWSKKVLHDIMTTCIIMHNMIIEDERDVDAIIEERTEVPAAEVEMTGEDDARFQEFLARHRKIKDREAHIELRNDLIEHLCSEYTNSEN